A stretch of the Pygocentrus nattereri isolate fPygNat1 chromosome 29, fPygNat1.pri, whole genome shotgun sequence genome encodes the following:
- the LOC108432109 gene encoding rhodopsin, giving the protein MNGTEGPNFYVPMSNKSGLVRSPFEEPQYYLAEPWKYSLLAAYMLFLMITSFPINFLTLYVTVQHKKLRTPLNYILLNLAVADLFMVFGGFTVTLYTALHGYFVLGVTGCNIEGFFATMGGEIALWSLVVLAIERYIVVCKPMTTFRLGEKHAIMGVGFTWVMALTCAVPPLLGWSRYIPEGMQCSCGIDYYTPKPEINNTSFVIYMFTLHFCIPLVIIFFCYSRLLCTVRAAAAQQQESESTQRAEKEVTRMVVVMVIAFLVCWLPYASVAWYIFANQGTEFGPVFMTIPAFFAKSAALYNPVIYILLNRQFRNCMLTTVCCGKNPFGEEETSTTISTKTQSSAVSSSQVAPA; this is encoded by the exons ATGAACGGAACAGAAGGTCCAAACTTCTATGTGCCGATGTCCAATAAGTCAGGTTTGGTCCGCAGCCCGTTTGAAGAGCCTCAATATTACCTAGCTGAGCCATGGAAATACTCTTTGCTGGCTGCCTACATGCTTTTCCTCATGATCACCTCCTTTCCAATTAACTTCCTCACCCTCTACGTAACTGTGCAGCACAAGAAGCTCCGCACACCCCTTAACTACATCCTGCTGAACCTCGCTGTGGCTGACTTGTTTATGGTGTTCGGGGGGTTCACGGTCACACTCTATACTGCCCTGCACGGGTATTTTGTCCTGGGTGTGACGGGCTGCAACATCGAAGGCTTCTTTGCCACCATGGGAG GTGAGATTGCTCTGTGGTCCCTGGTGGTCTTGGCCATTGAACGCTACATTGTGGTGTGTAAACCCATGACGACGTTCCGTTTAGGAGAGAAGCACGCCATCATGGGGGTTGGCTTCACCTGGGTTATGGCCCTCACCTGTGCGGTTCCACCACTGCTTGGGTGGTCCAG GTATATTCCAGAGGGGATGCAGTGTTCTTGTGGAATAGATTATTACACCCCAAAGCCTGAAATCAACAACACCTCTTTTGTCATCTACATGTTCACCCTCCACTTCTGCATTCCGCTCGTCATCATTTTCTTCTGTTACAGTCGTCTGCTCTGCACCGTCCGCgca GCTGCAGCCCAGCAGCAGGAGTCCGAGAGCACACAGAGGGCGGAGAAAGAGGTGACCCGCATGGTGGTTGTCATGGTGATCGCATTCTTGGTGTGCTGGCTGCCGTACGCCAGTGTGGCTTGGTACATATTTGCCAATCAGGGTACTGAGTTTGGCCCCGTCTTCATGACCATTCCTGCCTTCTTTGCCAAGAGCGCCGCCCTTTACAACCCTGTCATCTACATCCTCCTGAACAGACAG TTCAGAAATTGTATGCTGACCACTGTTTGCTGTGGAAAGAATCCTTTTGGTGAGGAGGAGACCAGCACCACCATCTCTACTAAGACTCAGTCTTCGGCAGTCTCCTCAAGCCAGGTGGCCCCTGCCTGA